A stretch of Toxoplasma gondii ME49 chromosome V, whole genome shotgun sequence DNA encodes these proteins:
- a CDS encoding hypothetical protein (encoded by transcript TGME49_283760), with translation MERRTRNSGNLDALRRLLFGCSASASTSAFPNKRDEQERILFVTGAGLSVGCGIPLYRRESDEESGRRRSRRRTARSGKLGRSRGTSVKDAEGMEADFSRGEARNDAVSAHSETPPCVWRGDDASEEMARGKKRDRGGQGDERLRKTGTKRTRGSAAETWGLLSTFLQEREQWFSAFWFRAHDPRLFRRAFPSAGHFVLAFLLLSRPATVLLFTQNVDRMHHVARSILRDALKTQVAQKALERETHLQTANGEAAAQRQAAEEKQRQKEGDSEKGKQEAGEREKRRQAEQEETADASLRRSRVREEMWRGLAAKGGWWRMSETCSVDGQPKEGEEEKNLYELHGSMYSYRCSGVLPSSRVLASTAGHKERFGVGVARGGGTERERRENEKWTASCASSPNSQATEKQQRMLAPPEVEREGALCPFRFRLSLDETQVVWCPYTPDETGPGSRRKAAFGERSGGSEEARNTREQTRSNVEACGGDSLLRASGEPGAPDAAVGPAGLSPQSGASVVDASPFLPSSSLSVLPAFSSLAGRASPSSKAGGDSDFLLLPLCPACSSLCLPMCLWFDESLFLPPHSAFESPAALRHAFLFLGGVIRLAGGGNEMERGLEEDANDAEKTRKDSAAARLRDSSRSSLPSAGKAKLESNVELRNATAGPDTNPRESSYGESDVEVASEEGKTAPEKTCSSSRKTQRNQDLETQTRVPATHVSPVSSPVSSPVSSPVSPALSVDPRDRLPSLVFVGTSFSTASTDWPALLHAHAVKVRRLFRSKKLGKEAQQGGERAGESFEGGTAGVGVDSGKPGDEGRPAGSSDTPRTQQRLGKHRSACEKKKEDDWNEPDGQVFCINSGSCLDASYEATERQKMFLDSWFTELFENAVGRRDRAGESLAPGAERRRGEVEKRLRSRAEGGARGSECGVKREQEERVHERGKSEERIGRKESREQEASNSYAALETTAEEETSAVDARRQLSLSAEGCSFSCTASDEHAGPEESDAAEKGTSTESSQTVRLHQSARFGSLSPSSFVVSSSSSSCSRSSSACAASAASSFSSSTSPCSSSVSLSSLASRLFPGLPAEFAAAGSAARGSVLEITSLPRMRRIVGDASEVLLSLCPCELRHWLLEVREKSFVEFLRLVEQTETL, from the exons atgGAAAGACGAACAAGAAACTCAGGAAATCTGGACGCTCTGCGTCGGCTTCTCTTCGGCTGTTCAGCCTCGGCCTCAACTTCAGCGTTTCCAAATAAGCGCGACGAACAAGAGAGGATCCTTTTCGTCACAGGAGCAG gcCTCAGTGTAGGTTGTGGGATTCCGCTCTACCGCCGCGAGTCCGACGAAGAATCTGGAAGACGTCGCTCCAGAAggaggacggcgaggagCGGAAAACTCGGCCGAAGCAGAGGGACGAGCGTCAAGGACGCAGAAGGCATGGAGGCCGACTTCTCGcgaggcgaggcgaggaacgACGCGGTGTCTGCGCACTCGGAGACACCTCCCTGTGTGTGGAGGGGCGAcgacgcgagcgaagagatggcgaggggaaagaagagagacagaggaggacaAGGAGACGAGCGTCTGAGAAAGACCGGAACAAAGAGGACGCGCGGCTCGGCGGCCGAGACCTGGGGACTGCTCTCCACCTTTCTccaggaaagagaacagTG GTTCTCCGCGTTTTGGTTCCGCGCGCATGACCCGCGGCTGTTTCGGCGCGCCTTCCCCTCGGCGGGGCacttcgtcctcgccttccttcttctctcgcgtccggCGACTGTGCTCCTCTTCACCCAGAACGTGGACCGCATGCATCACGTTGCTCGCTCGATTCTGCGAGACGCGCTGAAGACGCAAGTCGCGCAGAAGGCGCTCGAGCGCGAAACGCACCTCCAAACTGCGAACGGCGAGGCCGCCGCACAGAGGCaggcggcagaggagaagcagaggcagaaagagggagacagtgagaaggggaagcaggaagcgggagagagggagaaacggaggcaggcagaacaagaggagacagcggatgcgtctctgcgtcgttcaAGAGTTCGCGAAGAGATGTGGAGGGGACTTGCAGCTAAGGGCGGATGGTGGCGAATGAGTGAGACATGCTCCGTCGACGGACAGCcgaaagaaggggaagaagaaaagaacctTTACGAGCTCCACGGGTCGATGTACAGCTACAGATGCTCAGGGGtgcttccttcgtctcgtgTGCTCGCGTCGACCGCAGGCCACAAGGAACGATTCGGTGTTGGAGTCGCGCGAGGaggagggacagagagagagaggagagaaaacgaaaagtgGACTGCGTCgtgcgcctcctcgccgaACTCacaagcgacagaaaaacaacagcGCATGCTGGCACCACCAGAAGTGGAACGCGAAGGCGCACTCTGTCCCTTCCGctttcggctgtctctcgaCGAGACGCAGGTCGTCTGGTGTCCATACACCCCAGACGAGACGGGGCCGGGAAGCCGGAGGAAGGCCGCGTTCGGCGAGCGGTCTgggggaagcgaagaagcgagaaacacACGGGAGCAGACGCGTTCCAACGTAGAAGCctgtggaggagacagtctgCTGAGAGCCTCAGGAGAGCCAGGTGCTCCTGATGCGGCGGTCGGGCCTGCCGGCCTCTCCCCTCAGTCGGGAGCGTCTGTTGTCGacgcttctccctttcttccttcttcttctctctcagttTTGCCTGCTTTCTCGTCCCTCGCCGGccgcgcgtcgccttcttcgaaggcgggaggagacagcgacttccttctcctgccgCTGTGTCCCGcatgctcttctctctgtctccccatGTGTCTGTGGTTTGacgagtctctctttcttccgccCCACAGTGCGTTCGAGAGTCCTGCAGCTCTTCGACatgccttcctcttcctcggcggCGTGATACGACTCGCAGGCGGGGGCAACGAAATGGAGCGGGgactcgaagaagacgcgaacgacgcggagaaaacaagaaaggaCAGTGCCGCCGCACGACTCAGAgactcttctcgctcgtcgCTCCCTTCGGCTGGAAAAGCGAAGCTGGAGAGCAACGTAGAGCTGCGCAACGCAACAGCTGGGCCGGACACAAATCCCCGCGAGTCGAGCTATGGGGAAAGCGATGTCGAGGTAGCTtcggaagaaggaaagacggcACCAGAGAAAACCTGCTCGTCttcgagaaaaacacagcgCAATCAAGACCTTGAGACACAAACTCGCGTTCCGGCGACCCacgtgtctcctgtctcttctcctgtctcttctcctgtctcttctcctgtctctcctgcacTTTCTGTAGATCCTCGAGACCGTCTCCCATCGCTGGTCTTCGTCGGCACATCCTTCAGCACCGCCTCCACCGACTGGCCTgcgctgctgcatgcgcatgcagtgaaagTGCGGCGTTTGTTCAGAAGCAAGAAACTCGGGAAGGAAGCTCAGCAGGGGGGAGAACGCGCTGGCGAGAGCTTCGAAGGAGGCACAGCGGGAGTTGGAGTCGACAGCGGAAAGCCGGGAGATGAGGGGAGACCGGCTGGAAGCTCAGACACTCCGCGGACGCAGCAGCGACTggggaaacacagaagcgcatgtgagaagaagaaagaagacgactgGAACGAGCCAGACGGCCAGGTCTTTTGCATCAACAGCGGCAGCTGTCTGGACGCCTCGTACGAGGCGACGGAACGGCAGAAGATGTTTCTCGATTCTTGGTTCACAGAATTGTTCGAAAACGCGGTTGGACGAAGAGACCGTGCAGGCGAGAGTCTGGCGCCCGGAGCAGAGCGACGCAGgggagaagtcgagaagagacTTCGCTCacgagcagaaggaggcgcACGGGGAAGCGAATGTGGAGTGAAGAGggagcaagaggagagagttcacgagagaggaaagtcGGAGGAGCGAAtaggcagaaaagagagtcGGGAACAAGAAGCGAGCAACTCGTATGCTGCCTTGGAGACAacggcggaagaagagacttcTGCGGTGGACGCAAGACGTCAGTTGTCTTTGTCTGCTGAGggctgttctttctcttgcacAGCAAGTGACGAGCATGCAGGACCTGAGGAGTCtgatgcagcagagaagggaacAAGTACAGAGTCGAGTCAAACAGTCCGCCTGCACCAGTCGGCCAGGTTCggttccctgtctccctcaTCGTTTGTCgtgtcttcgtcctcttcctcatgttcacgttcttcctctgcttgcgctgcttccgctgcttcttccttttcttcttccacgtcaCCCTGCTCgtcttcggtgtctctttcttctctcgcctcgcgtctcttccccgGGCTTCCTGCAGAGTTTGCCGCGGCAGGGAGTGCCGCGCGAGGCAGTGTGTTGGAAATTACTTCTCtgccgcgcatgcgtcggaTTGTGGGAGACGCGAGTGAagttctgctctctctctgcccctGCGAGCTTCGACACTGGCTCTTGGAAGTCCGCGAAAAGTCCTTCGTGGAGTTCCTGAGACTCGTcgagcagacagagactcTTTGA